Proteins from a genomic interval of Papaver somniferum cultivar HN1 chromosome 4, ASM357369v1, whole genome shotgun sequence:
- the LOC113274797 gene encoding polynucleotide 3'-phosphatase ZDP-like — protein MLKIFLFHSEFKTLTYQIFQQIPSGVSYSITLIRESLAVMASPTKIIAEYAKSNRSTCKKCSDSISVNTLRLGLHGKDPRGYDVTKWHHLNCFPSDSLQPIHGSTDNIQGFSSLKSSDQEALEKLTSKCDLESKQGSDHGEKEVEEGNGKKGSKKSKVDKVDKHDKEGEQKKVKVVAEYAKYQSNSLLQCTKAIPSKTLRLGLVSSDRGFDMTKWHHLGCLSTVPLQVDSVDEIDGFTSLKSNHQEALKKLLNGVPLPVEVLKEDEAALDELQSKSKTAKPSIKIITEYAKSSRSSCKKCTEAIPAKSLRLGSISKERGHEVTRWYHPACFPTDSQPSSVDEIDGFSSLEIVDQEALQKIMDECDQLPKEVHKADESTLDEGKGRSSKKLKVAE, from the exons ATGCTCAAAATCTTCTTATTCCACTccgaattcaaaaccctaacttaccAAATCTTCCAACAAATTCCATCAGGAGTTAGTTATTCCATTACCTTAATTAGAGAATCACTAGCAGTAATGGCAAGTCCTACAAAGATTATAGCTGAATACGCAAAATCAAACCGATCTACATGCAAAAAATGTTCAGATTCAATTTCTGTAAATACACTTAGGTTAGGTTTACATGGTAAGGATCCAAGAGGTTATGATGTTACTAAATGGCATCATCTCAATTGTTTCCCCTCCGATTCTCTTCAACCTATTCATGGCTCTACTGACAATATTCAAGGGTTTTCTTCTCTGAAG AGTAGTGATCAAGAAGCGCTTGAAAAGCTAACTTCTAAATGTGATTTGGAATCAAAACAG GGTTCTGATCATGGTGAGAAGGAAGTGGAGGAGGGAAATGGGAAAAAGGgttccaaaaaatcaaaa GTTGATAAGGTAGATAAACACGACAAAGAAGGTGAACAAAAGAAAGTGAAG GTCGTTGCTGAGTACGCAAAGTACCAAAGCAATTCCTTACTGCAATGCACCAAAGCAATTCCTTCAAAAACACTGAGATTAGGCTTAGTTAGCAGTGATCGGGGATTTGATATGACAAAATGGCATCACCTGGGATGCTTATCAACTGTTCCTCTACAAGTTGATTCTGTGGATGAGATAGATGGGTTTACATCACTTAAG AGCAATCATCAAGAAGCACTGAAGAAGCTATTGAATGGTGTGCCGTTGCCGGTAGAG GTTCTTAAAGAAGATGAAGCTGCACTAGATGAACTCCAAAGCAAATCAAAGACAGCAAAG CCCTCTATCAAGATCATCACTGAGTACGCAAAGTCTAGCCGCTCTTCTTGCAAGAAATGCACCGAGGCAATTCCTGCGAAGTCGCTGAGATTAGGTTCAATTAGCAAAGAACGAGGGCATGAAGTGACAAGATGGTATCATCCAGCTTGCTTTCCTACTGATTCGCAGCCCAGTTCTGTTGATGAGATTGATGGCTTTTCATCACTTGAG ATTGTTGACCAAGAAGCCCTGCAGAAGATAATGGATGAATGCGATCAATTGCCTAAAGAG GTTCATAAAGCAGATGAATCTACGCTGGACGAAGGCAAGGGACGTAGTTCCAAGAAACTGAAG GTAGCTGAGTAG